In the genome of Pungitius pungitius chromosome 5, fPunPun2.1, whole genome shotgun sequence, the window ctttatgttttatggggataaagcccctgtaagtagttttttcccaagcaaatctgagtttcttctttttttgtgtgtcccatacaaatatcaaaatatatatactgattttcacatccaaacacactcacttatgttcccttttatcatgacaacaagaaatttcaagatataccttttgctttcataaatcatacagttttagtgtgtaaatgcccagcagtgtacggtccgagggcccctatcgggccacttgttagatgggtttgatgggttaccgactaaaatatatgcccccaccccctaacttgatttaggtctgttgcctcagggtaacttgtaaatataataagtcaaacaagcaatgtaatcattaagaaagtagtgcattttgagcacattaaccacaaatggattcaaacataaattcaaaaatattaaacaaagaaatgaaatgaccaacactgtatgtacaaaatccacatacaaaacatgtaaacttaaagggcttgtttgtgtcaaattttatggcatacacattcaactggcctacaataacctgaagaatgtcttaaaatactgaagggggggacatgatatcattagaaatgttatgccagagggagcacagaatgtattgtggggtgttcaacaaggaggattttcaacctctactatgtctccatcctcatcttgatcgacagactcactgtcactatcatcagacatgcgttatcctagttttagtgtgtaaatgcaatttccagcatgagacctaaaaaacgcctacaggaataaaagggttaaaccagatacaacttgcttgtttgacttatttgacttattatatttacaagtttccctgaggcagttagggggtgggggcataaattttagtcagtaacccatccaacccatcttaaaactcagtcgaaggagtctaacgccggagtcacagggtgcaacaaaactctgtagtgaaaaaagtgaaggccgaggcatgctgggtgaggtgcgatcccggcccttttgggacagtgttgtgcctgaacgcgttcataaacttgttgatattttgggcgaacgtgaactcaacgtactgtattaatgcccgatgaacgtcactgttctcgttcattctggtgtctatgaacggcgcgttcgttcagcttaacatcgttcaatggggtaccagatttctatagaaaacacaccataaacgcgcattaataagtgtagcaaagaggcggcgtataataattttaaagagtttatgaagttactgacaaggtcggtgaggatgggaggaatctgacctttctttgcaaacatttgcaccttaatgattactgtcctgtttttcttttaataattccttatttaaaaaagaccatttaagcagcatgtgtttgagaatgtagtgtaggggtaaactctgcaactgctgctagtgtggagtgaatagacagcaacatagcatcaaagaatcattagggaaatgctgtcccctcaatgctaatgtaaaccctggttggataaggattcaaattggataagaagattaaatctgatgcatcgcttcagtgttaaaactgataaaataattgctgtctgtggttctgggctgtggcaataatttaaaaaaaaaatagctcgcagcaacgtatggaaaaaaagaactgaactagttcattttttggaaccgtgaacttagttcaaatattttgaattatgaactgaactagttcctttttaaaatttgtaaactaaactttgaactagttaatgtagaaagtaaactttcccaacactggctataggaccccggaagatgatgaactatgcctgggaagggcgaagccatgccggtacgagcatgatgtgcaaattagtcgtcagatcaaagtatagtagtgatagactaatcgaaccatctaacaagtggcccgataggggcccccggaccgtacactgctgggcatttacacactaaaactgtcatatttatgaaagcaaaaggtatatcttgaaatttcttgttgtcatgataaaagggaacataagtgagtgtgtttggatgtgaaaatcagtatatatattttgatatttgtatgggacacacaaaaaaagaagaaactcagatttgcttgggaaaaaactacttacaggggctttatccccataaaacataaaggacgaagcctggaagtctccattatgttagcctagtgtgtggacagtatatctgtaaaggttttacttttattgagtaaagcagaacaaatagagagagactttagtggaggcctcacggccacttcacgcacagtggaagcaatgcagctcaaatctctccgtttgccgggaaaatgataagtcccgcctctctatggattcgtcagagccaatggaatggagccagacccacgtgggatagatcgcccgttttcctggccagtaaaaagaggagacgtgtggagcgagaaatgacgctccgctctgagggcgaagccccgcccccctttcccatgtaaacaagacgtaatgttcgaaccgagagtttgaggcgcgtcattgatttaggaggctgtgattggaagtcgggactggagctgtcaaaaagctggacaaatcaaaattgcccataattcgggatgtcccgggcatgcctacccccggaaatgatgcattctttcattgaaaactcataaaaataacggaatttatgtttaaaaagtcataatgtgattcgagtgctttgagtttgttttgtttggcgattagtggctttaaggctgaacgcctctttacgcccccactggaagtgtttttttaataatgcgccgttaaaggcgttgcgtagccacgctttgccaaagggacactcaaatcttcgcagaaacgaataaacggaaggtcttctacagtctctgatagaagattatgaaagaataacgcatacttctcgctagaaatgccatcgaaatgcatacaaatgctgatgctttcttaaaatattgtgtttttcacggagattatgctgaccgtccgccatgtttttcttttcgctaccgggaaacttgatagtcacgtgacctatttgcaaagcaatgtaaatgaatgggccaaaagaaacgtaacatagtaacgttattttgggggaaaacgtaacatgactacgtttatcacggtggaccaacgtagccatttcacgctttttttggagactgggttgcgaTGTCGCATCCACGCATGTGTGACCATGAGCCCACGTGAATGTGTAACATTGGCCCGTGGAACTGAGGCCCTGGCCGCACACTGCGTCCTCCACGCGCTAAACATTGCGCACTTGATAATTGATGGCACTGCAGTTCCGAGCCGGCCACACTCGCTGCCCGCGCCCCCTCCcgcgcctccacctcctcctcccacacctcaaccccccccccccttcccctcccgaGAGATGCGCGGCTCAATCAATGCCAATCTGCAAAGTATGCCATAAATGGGCATTCTCTGTGTGATTATTATGTTAAGTTATGTTAAGTTTTGCCACTTCAAATTTAAATGCTGCAGGTGCAACCAGGTCatccaaaaaatgtttttgtgggaGGTAAggtgggggcggtgggggggccTCAAacgagggggagggagaaaaatgCGGCGAAATAGCGCATCGTCTCGGGGTGTGGTCTCCCAAAGGGGGCAGATGGCAAGACAAATCATCTTTTCAAGTTTTTAGTTGTTGGGTGTGCCAGCATTCATCACTGGGGCAGGAAATCAATGTATTGAATGTGCTATACGACGTTGTTAACTCGTGCATTAGTTATGGTTGCTGGGTAGATTTCTCCAGGGTCCCTTCTCTATATTTGCCATGTAAGCTATCGACAGCACAGCTCACATGGCAGCAGGGATGTCTGAGTCAGCAGTTGATTCCTGCAGCAGCGCATCAACACATTATGCATGCATTTCAACAAAAGCCACGCCATGCTTAAACTATAGATGAACCACAATGAACTGTGTTAGAGGAAATGTAATTCAGGTATAGTTAATATtccattaaaaaacattacattacattaaagcATATCATTTTTTGATACATTTCAACTTTCCCAATTGGCTGTTTTCCTCAAATAATTAGTAATTAGTTTACAGGTAGTCCAGTGTTGCTTAAAAGGTTATTTTTGTCATGTTATCTTCAAATCACAGTCCCTGCTGCAGAAAGAGCAGTAAAATCTAAAACTAATGTATAGGCATTAAACAAAAAGATGAAGTATTTAGTCAATTGTGCAATTGTTTAAATGTACCCTTATTGTTGAATATATAAGGCCTATTAATTCTCTACTGCATTCCTTTACAGATGTTGTTTGAACCTACTAATACTCAAATAAACGCCCCTCCGTTGATCTCCCCTCCTGAATCCAGGTGTCGGTGGAGATGGACATGAGCAAACCGGACCTCACTGCCGCTCTGAAGGACATCCGGGTCCAGTACGAGAGCCTGTCGGCCAGGAACCAGACCCAGGCAGAAGACTGGTACCGCTCCAAGTTCGCCAGCGTGACCGAGGCCGCCGCCCGCAACCAGGACGCCGTCAAGCACTCAAGGGAGGAGCTGAGCGAGTACCGCAGGCAGGTGCAGGCCCGCACCCTGGAGATCGAGGCCCTCAGGGGCCACAACGAGGCCCTGGAGAGGCAGATTGCCGAGATGGAGGACCGGCACGGCAACGAAATGGGAGAGATGCAGGTACGGCGATGACCCGGGGCGGTGAGATGGTTTAATGTCTTGTTGGGATTTGTTTGACTTTGAATTAAGCCGGGAGTGGAGACGTTTGCTAAATGGAGACCAGCAGGGCCGGGATGGAagcattaaattgaattaaCTGTTTCACAGAAGAAACTATAGTCTGGAACTGTGTTTGAGCTATCATACCCATGTTTTAAATCTCAAGGACACTGTGAACCCTGATGAAGGTCAAAACCGGGCAGCGTGTCTTTCATGGATCACTTTGATAAGACAAATGGAACACACTCATTGTGGTGTTTTTCAATCCATCTCTACTGACAGAGCGTGAGTCAGTAGTGTTTCATGGTATGACTTTGTGTGGGTTAGGATACCATTCAGCAGCTGGAGGCTGCGCTGCGCAGCACCAAAGGAGAAATGTCCCGTCACCTGCGCGAATACCAGGACCTGCTGAATGTCAAGATGGCGCTGGACATCGAGATCGCTGCCTACAGGTGAGCTACGTCTCAACCACACGAACATGATCATCCGTTTGGGAGATTGAACTAACCGGAGTTAGAGTATTCGTTTCTTATAGTTTGCATTTATACCTTGGATATTCACAAGAAGACGAACTATAATTCACGTATTTTGCTTCACTTGCACTCGAGCCTTTATTTTAAGATTCATTACTGAATCAAATACTTCTTCAGTGTCCTGTAGTTTTTTAACATGCAAGTGCACATCCGTATGAATATTACAGCAACAGCAAACCGTCCCCCATAAAtaatcttttcctttccttcttgaAAAGTGTAATTTCATCTGCTAGTCCCTCTCGGTTCTCTGGAAGAAATTCGAGGTGAAACTGTAACGTTTTAGGATCAAAATACGACTGACGCCACAGAGACATTTGATCCCTCAGCAGACAAACGCTGAGACAGCGAAACCAGACGAGAGGCGCCGTCATCTGTTGTCCGTCATCTGTTGTCCGTCATCTGTTGTCCGTCATCTCTTGTCCGTCATCTCTTGTCCGTCATCTGTTGTCCGTCATCTCTTGTCCGTCATCTCTTGTCCGTCATCTGTTGTCCGTCATCTCTTGTCCGTCATCTCTTGTCCGTCATCTGTTGTCCGTCATCTCTTGTCCGTGTCTCTTTCTGCCCGAGCAGGAAGCTGCTGGAAGGCGAGGAGTGCCGCCTCAGCTCCGTCGGCGGGGCCATGGTCCAGTCGGGCTACCAGGGCTTCTCCTACATGTCGGCCCGCTCCTACTCCCTGGGAGCCTACAGGAAGCCCGAAGCcaagcccgaggaggaggaagaggaggaggaggaggaggaggtggaagacgagggcgaggaggaggaggaggaagaggaaggagaggagaccaaagaggagggagatgacGCCGACGAccaggaggagggtgagggagaggaggaggtggaggaggaagaggaggacgagaagcagaaagagaaggagaagaagaaggagagccCCGCCGGCAAGACCAGCAAGAGCTAAACCGCTGGTGTCCACTTGGTCTCCATCGTTATCAGTAACACGTTCTTCATCCTCATTGCGTTCACTTACATGGATCTGGTCTCTGTTCACATCATCTCTGTCAAACACACCTCTGCACATCGTCACTCAGAGGCAAAGTCACTtcatggggggaggagggggggggggggggaaccttaGAGAGGAGTAGATGTATTACAATGACAGGAGAGTTTAGGTCACGAACACACTCCGCAGAGGTCgtcattattttacattcattgAGAGGCAGGCGCAGAAAGCTCGCAtgatgctattttttttttttttttagtttgacgAAAGGAGGATTTTTTCCTCAACAGGAGTAACAACAAATGTGCCATCAATGATAAATATTAAGAGCAATCAAAGTAACCATTTTTGTCGGCACGCAGACTTTAAGAAAAACGCACAGGTTAACAGCCAGTCCAACTTTTACGGTGCTATTTGATTTTTACATGTAGAAGTTGGAGAGTCCTGTAAGTTAACAGGGACGTAATCTTAGCTCCACCAGCTGAATGTTACCCAGGAACGTTGAGAGGAAAGACCCCACATGTCCcacggcggggaggggggggggggattgcttTCCTGTCCCTTCATTCCTTCAACCCCTCTCCACTGCTCTCTGGTTCTGCATCTCAACTCGACCGCGAACAAACGGAACCGACCGCCACTCAAGccgccctcctcgtcctctttgaTTCACTGCAGCTTCACGGCACGAAATACGGTTACACACGCGAGTGTGTGTTGGGAGGTTTGGGACGAGGGAATGCATCTTTGGGAATGATAATGTAGACATTATATTGCcgctgtgtatatatatatatctttttgattcattgattgattcattAGTCGGGGAATATAACGGCCAAACGCGTAAGAGTTTAAACATTGATCTGCAAGTCTGTTCTAGATAACCAACCATTTTTATTCTCCCACGTACAAATGTAGtggtgcttttgttttgtttttagctgGACAAAGGACCTGGGGTGGCTGTCAGTGTCCGGCAGCTGTCGGTGACACTGACGGCCCTCCGCTCGGACTGTAAGTGGCAGTTGTGGCTGAATGGTACAGAGCCGTGTACAAGGGCTACTTTCGCCATGGCCCCCTCTATCACTTCCCTCTGAACCACTTGACTTTTGGGCATTTTCTGTTTGACAAATGAATCAACCAATGGGCATGAATGCATGGCCTGACTCTTCGAGCTTGAATATCTGCTGGATGGGATAGATGTTTTTTGCTTGTTgtgtgttcaattaaaaaaaacttgcctTAATCATGACtgaaagttaaaacaaacaatgtgtttCCCTCCATCTCACTTGTTCTTTGAGAGGCTGAGCAGTGCTGCCACTTTCCAGAACTCTGCTACACAACTGTGATTGTAGACGTGCTGCTGTCTCACTCAGTGATATTCCTCTCAAAgccaaataaagacatttaatAACCGAACGTCACTGCATCTCGGCGTCTTTATTGTTGTGAGATAGGGACAAGATGAATGATAACACAACCTATTTGTGCCTGATCTGACCTTTCTTTTCATGGTTACACATGGCAAAGCATTAGGCAGCTTCCCAGCATGCAATATGTGTGAAAGGCAGTTGAATGAAAGGCAATAATGGGACAAAACCTTATATCAGTAAAAGACATTATTTATAGTGATTTTTATGAATTAAGAAATGTAGCGGCTTTACTTTTCAATGTTTGTACCTTCTTTTGCAGGTTTTATTCTTGCACAACAGCAGGACCTTGAAACTAATGCAGCATACGAATGATTGCATCATTACTTTTATCATTTACCCCTGTGCTTTTACTGTGACAAGCCTCTATGGAGAAGGCCTCTATGGAGAAGGCTTGCTGATGTATCAATCATCCGTAACATATAAATGTTTCCAGCACCTAAAGCTGTCCATTTACTTACGTCTACTCACCGTCTACTTCCAGTACCAATGTGCCGGCGTCCTGAGCGCTTAAGCTTAAGtcaacacctttttttattgGCGGGGGCGGAGCTGCATAATGTCGGCCGGGTGTCGCTATCGGCTTCTGCCGGCCTGCACCCAGAGGGGAAGGATGGGGATGGCCAATATGGATGACAGTAGCCCGATGCTGGCCCACCAGCACAGCGGCGAAAACATTATCAGCACTAACAGACAATCAATAAATCTGTCTGAAAAGTGTCAAGGACAAATATTTCGAGCTAAAGTATTTAATGAAAAGGCGCCCGCTCGGGTCTCGCAGAAGCGAAAATGCAACGTGATGCTTTAAAGGCCGATGCCTTTTTCTCTGTAAGTGCAGCAATCAATAAGAAGTTAGATCTCCATAATGCCGTGTTAGAGATAAAGATTGTGTATTGAATTTAACCGCACATTTGCATCTTTCAGTGGGTTTCTATCTGAAGATGGTAGTTCTCTCTTGCTTGGAGTCCATTCAACTGCCTGAAACAACAAGCCTGTTCCCCCCTGTGTCCCCCTAGAAAGGACACGTCGTTCCAATCAAAGACGGTGCTGTGTACAGCTTTGCTACCAGCCTCTAGAACAAATATCTCTTTGAAGTCATAACTTTTCTACAATCGTAGATAAATACTTCATAGCATGTTGTGTAAAGGTCCCTACGGCGCCGCGTGCCGGACTGAGAGCGACTGATGCTCCCTCTTTCATCCTCGACACGGGACGAGTCAGAGGGCAGGTTTATTGAAAATGACCGTGGAGTTGTCCTTGATTTGTGCGTGAGTGCCGAGCTCTGCCGTCAGCGGATTCCATtgttgtggagggggggggggggggcactcataATTGAACTgcaaacctcctcctccaagaCCCTCCGAGACCCTTCGAGTGAGTTAACTCACTTCACAACCTTGAAACGGCACGTAGGGGACATCCTTCCTGGGCCTTTGGTTGGCTTTGTGATTCTCTGGGTTTCTTTAGCGGATCTAGTGTGTCCAAGTGTTTGGATTTTAGCTTTCATCCATTATAGAAATAATCATTCGCCATTTTGACAAAGTTGCGGCCTGGTTAGTTCTCACTCTCCTTGTCTGTTGTTTCTGTGTTGTCCTTCCTCCACCCTcctgtctcactgtctgtctttgtctccatgtctctccccctcagccccccctcctctctttctctctctctctctctcctataaCTCCCCGGCTATATATAGACTTCTGCATTGCAGATGTCCCGGAGCCCTGCAGTTCTGAGGGGAGCTGCTGAGGGGTCCCAGACCAACCATGTGGGCTGCCtgacatgaaacacacacacacacaacacagtagAGCAGCCGCTCAGAGCGGGATGGGGACAGTTGCAGCATGAGACAGGAGTCTTCACAGTGTACACGTGCAGCGAGCCGTGCAACAGTGCTGAGCAACGTCCAGGGCGTCACACTGCAGCAAGGAGGAAGGGCCCCCACGGAGTGGAGTCAAAAGCACTGCAGTCATAATCCGTGGGTGTGCAGGTATGAGAGTGTGTTCTTGTTGCCAGGCGCCTGAGCCAAGTCCCCGTGTTCTTACCGTCACGATTTCTGCCGAGTCATGACTCCATTATTGTTTTAGGAGTCGTATATGTTAAGGTCTGACAGTACCTGAGCAcatcacacacattcaaaaagaAGTGTAATGAAACCGTTTGTTGGCTCCAATGAATGTGATTTTGGATTTGAAACATGTCTGTAATTAATCATTGCAGAAGTCCGTGAAGGACGGAtacgtttttcatttttaaggaAGGAATAGTGAGAGAATAGGAGGGAAAATCAATGAAGCCGTTTAGACATTAATATCAACGTTCAGTTGTAATtactaaaaacaacaaagacagaaatgacAGCTATAGTGACAAAAAATCTGTATTGTCCTGTGAATAATACAACAGCATTCATATAACAGGTTCAACATAAGTAAACGTAGAGTTCTTCACAGAGGAAATAGAAAGAAATAGAGAGGCAAGGCATTGATATTGACAGAAAgccaacataaaataaaaagacattaaagATTTGCTATATAAAAAGATGAATACAAAACAGAAGAGGGAATCAGCATGGCCTAATCAAACAATACCTATCGACAGCTTTATTTTGACGTTTTAGTTAGTCAGTAATCAGTATTAGTGAATGTTTTGAGCATCACCTGCAGCGGTTTACTCAGTGTTTTCACATTGTGCTGAGTCATGATTGAGTTGTGTTCCAGCGCACCAGTTGTGTTCACAGGCCAAATCGGCAATGCATTCTTCCACCGGTGCTCGTTCCAGTAATCAGGCCTGTTCATGCCATTTATCACTTATTTGCAAATAGAGACAGTGAACACCCCACAGCTTGATGTCACATCCTATTGAACTGTTGTATTTGGGCTGCAGAGCTCTCCCCTCTTTCACTTCTGCTGCAACAGCGGCGGGGCATTATGTATTTATAAatgctggctgctgtcaggccACAgagctgacacacaaacacacacacacaaacacacgcacacacacaaacacacacacgcacaattagAGTGAGCTTTTGCTGCCACTTGGTGTTAAAGGTGAAAATTACAGTTAGTTTTATATTtagctattctttttttttaactcttctATTATTATCTATTTAGTTAGCTTACAGTGAAAAATAATTCCATATGCATTTCGAAATTGTGGTCCTTTGAGATGTTCAGGTactgttttctttccatttttgaAGGAAATGGACACAGGCAACATTTTCTACAGAGAGAGAAGCACAattgataataaaatataattgttGAATGTATTGTCGTTgatgaacaaaaagaacaaaagttaAGTTGAAAATGTTAGATCTTCATATTTACATTGTGAGTGCCAGTCATGTATATGAGATCATTTGTGCATCAAGAGCAACAGTAACATTTCAGACGGCCTCACTGGATCAGAACATCACCCTTTTATGTTGCAATGGAGGAACGGCTAAACATGGTTAGAGCTGATGCAGTGTTGCTTGTTGTCTGTTTTTATGATCTGCACCCCCAAAATATTTGTCTTGAATATAGCCCGTTCATCCCGTGACATCATAGAACTCTCATCGTAACGTAGGCGGTTGtaacttcagaataaaagcatgcATCGCCACTTCACAAACTTCCACACAGCAAACAAGAATATGATATTGTTATTTATCTTGCAGTTTATTCAAAATGACATTGAACCAACAAAcatttagaagaagaaaagcctACAGCAATACAAACATGTTGAGACATGTGAGTTCCCAGAGTAGCCTGCCAAAGTATGAAAATACCTTTGATAACTGATTTAAGAAATCCGATCGCATATAATATATTTTGCATTCTTCCACacatttttcatgacattttcaacccaatatacattttctttttttcatgataTTCCTCCACACAatatatttagactttttttcatgacatttttgacccaatatttttatatttctttcatggcatttttgacccaatatatatatatatatatattgggacATTTTTCGACACATTAtcgtttgactttttttcacaacattttttgacccattatatttatatttttttcatgactTTTTCCGACTCAATATGATTACCGTTGGAGATTATTTTGAAATCCGGAAGTTGCATAAATCTTTTATTCCTCCGAACTTGACGGCACTTTGGTCACATCGAGTGAAAAGTGTTGCTGTGCAAATCACAAGCTCAACACAAGACCCGTCCCCAAAACGAGCCAGTGTCTCGGAGACACAGGACCTTGCTAAGATGACGGATCTAAGGCACCGTGGAGCCAAAGACACCGACCCCACGTTACAGCAGCAGCCGTCAGAGGACAAGGTAACGCCCGCCAGCACTCCGTCCTTCCAGTCACTTGAGAGCGATGCTAACGCTcaggctagctaacgttagctgtccTAACGCATCACCCCGGGTGACGTTAGCTGGAGGGAAAGTCGTGATGGATTTGGATGCGGTGTCTTTTTGTACGTGTCTTTTCATCTGTGCGCAGTCGGTTACAACTGAAAGGCGCTCAGTACAAATCACCCGTCACCCTCGTCGGGGTTTAAACTTGATTGGTCTTTGCTAGGCACGGGCTTCCTTTTAGGCTCTCACAGGCAAACCAAAGGCACAAGTTACAATTCTATCCATATAACCGCTGCTTTCTTTATCGTATGTATGCCGATAGTATAGAATGCTCTCCTTGTACAAAAGAGAGCATATATTTTAGGTCATGCTAACCAAATCGACGATAAATTTTAAACAATTTGCATTACGTTTGTGAGATGTTTTGCAGCTGGCCACGGTGTGACGTCAAGTCTACGACGCTTCGAAAAAGCCTCACGTGCTGAAGACTATATTTGCACTAAACAAACGTCATTGTTTTTACCCCCACAACGTTACCTTAGGTGAAATAACGTTATATAACGTTAAATTAAACTGGTAAAACTCGTGCACCGTGTGGACGGCCAACGGCTCGCCGACATCGTCTCTACCAGAGTAGCAttaacttagcttagcttagcttgctacaataacaacaacaacaactgcttcagacGCAACGTTACAACATATTTATTATCGTGACGTATTTAAACTGACTGAGGGGGAATACAAAAAGCATGTTCTGTGACGTCAACATGGGTGTCGAAGTAGTTCCCAGGGACTAGCCGTAGCCCACAAAGGGGCGTGGTAATGCATGTGGGGTTCGGACCGTATGACGTGATTATTGATCATCGAAGAGCAGCTTAATGGTCGAGACCTTTACGGCATCCTCGGAACTAACATCATTGGGAATATTACGAGAAATGCAATTCATGAGTGGCATCATTTATATCTTCTATCTGATGCGGTTTGTTTAAGTTGTGTATCTACAAATAAAGAAAGGCCATCTTGTATTTTTTGAAGTAACTTTACAGTTTGGGATGTAAATCTCAAAAAAGCAGCTACTATAACGATTCATGTAGACTTAATCTGGGAGATCATCCTAAACCGTTGGCATGTAGCATTAATACCAGTGTAAAGCAGATTAAGGTGAGTAAGGACAGCATATGTCTCAACACTCATCCCCAAGATAAAGTGAATTTCCATTACAGCTGTTCTGGACAACCCTGCTTTCAACAATATGGTGATCAAAACCAGTTAAAAAGTTAATAGAAAAGGTTGATCAGCTTAAAAGGAGCAGCTCTAGagattattatttgttattattattattaatgtgctTGGAAATATTACTGTCTGATGAGCTCAGCCGAGGAAGTGAATCACACACCTCGTCTTTTTCCCAATCTTAAGTTAACATATCTCAAAGTCCCAGTAAAGCTGGCTGTGAAGTCATTCATGTACTAACCCTTCGCGGCTTGCAGGtgtagtttctttttttggggaggaaaaaaggagacAGTCAGTGTTGAAAGGGGAGGAGCGTTTATGTGAAGCAAGGGCCTATTTTTAACTCAAGCATCCTGAGTGACGGAAATCGTCTCCATAGAAACCAGTAGGCGGAAAGTAGGCCTGCATGTGAATGTCTGCTTGTGCTTGCTTGTGCATTCATTAAACT includes:
- the neff1 gene encoding low molecular weight neuronal intermediate filament; this encodes MSYSSDIYSSSSYRKIFGDAPRSGRVGLGISGGSSPSRPHSAGYRSSHRNYGSPSSTNYRRTAASGRVFSSMPESAMDLTQSTAVTNELKIVRTNEKEQLQGLNDRFVSFIEKVHNLEQQNKVLEAEVTMLRQRHNEPSRLHELYEQEIRELRARVEELTHERSQMHLDCVQMNDTLEHMREKLEEETRLREEAENTLKGFRKDVDDATMARLELEKKVESLLDEIAFLRKVHEEELQEMQASLQATQVSVEMDMSKPDLTAALKDIRVQYESLSARNQTQAEDWYRSKFASVTEAAARNQDAVKHSREELSEYRRQVQARTLEIEALRGHNEALERQIAEMEDRHGNEMGEMQDTIQQLEAALRSTKGEMSRHLREYQDLLNVKMALDIEIAAYRKLLEGEECRLSSVGGAMVQSGYQGFSYMSARSYSLGAYRKPEAKPEEEEEEEEEEEVEDEGEEEEEEEEGEETKEEGDDADDQEEGEGEEEVEEEEEDEKQKEKEKKKESPAGKTSKS